Part of the Haliotis asinina isolate JCU_RB_2024 chromosome 8, JCU_Hal_asi_v2, whole genome shotgun sequence genome is shown below.
AGTGATCTCTATGCAAAACTTGGACGGTTCAGTGGTTTGCAAAAAATATGCTGCACTACAATGCAACAAGCCACTGAACTGTCCAAGATCAGGAATGGCAGGGAGTGTTTGAGTTAAGGACTCAGGGAGGCcaaaaatgttgtttaataCTGGGTTTCCACTACATGGTCGACGTATGAGAAAGAGAGAGTTTTAAAatatgggattcacacattgtatccatgtggggaatcaaactcagatcTTTAGCATGATGAaaagatgctttaaccattgaGATCTAAGTTGATTCACATCACCACCCTGAGACTTAACAATCTGATATCAACGACATTGGTGCACTCTAGTGCACTCTAGCATTCCTCATTTATGACTAACCATTCCACATGCTATACTCGTCCATATTCTTGTTTCACCTGTTTGGCTAATTCCCTGGTTGGAGCAAGAACAACTGCTCTGAAGCCTGAGTTGCGTGGCTCCTTCAGGTGATGCAGTATCGGGATGATAAATGCTGCTGTCTTTCCTGAGCCAGTCGGTGCACACGCCATTATGTCACGTCTCTGGGGACAAACGTGAATAGTGTCCGTAGTTTCATGTCAGCCTTGGCTCACACAAATATGAACCCACAATAGTTTTAGTTGTGTAAGGTGGACTGTTAGTTTGTTTCAAGACACATTTAGCAATTTTGCCTCTAAATATTAAAAGTCTGATCCATTAATCACCTCTCATGGTGAGCATAGATTCTGTTTTCAGAAAAAGCTAAGAATAAAGCAATTATTTTCACTGGTGTTCTCACCATACAATTCAGGCAAAGGACACAGTGCACTGTGAAACAGTTGGGAGTTACATGACATACAAGCTAATAGTAGCTAATCTGCAGTTGGATTCAAACTGTACAGTGTTCTCAAACTGACAGACATTCTAGCAAAATTTAGACAGACTATTCTAACAGTTTGAAATACCTGCTCAGGACGGGTTATTTTCATCacagactgccagattctcaaattcacctgcctgATGGTCAGGTTAAAATCCAGATGTGTACATATGAAGATATTTCGTGGGCAGGTAAATTGTGGTCTGGTTGAAATTACTGGGGGTTTCATATCCTGCTAGTCTCATGGTACAAGAATACCtaaaaaggggagataactgacaCCAGCACTTTTTGATAAATGTCAAGTAAATCTGTTATGCCTAAAGTTCAATGTCCCAGTATTGCTATACTGGTCAACAATGGTGAACAAGGAGCATATCCGGTCATTACCTGTAACATGGTCGGAATAGCCTGCATTTGTACTGCAGTAGGTTCCTTATACCCCACGCTGTAGATGTTGGACAGAACGGTTTTGTGGAGGCCGTACTGTgtctgtagttgttcaaacataGTAAAAGGTGGCGGGATGTCTGTGCCTGTCACATGGATTTTGTGTCGCTTCCTCAATTTATTCaactgaaaacaacacaaaaacattaaaacaaacatttcaattcCACTTCTACATGTCTGAATGCATTTCTCAGAGATAAATTGATTCTTTGGACCTTCCAACTAGCTAAAATCAATAGAATATTCCTGGAATGGTCCACATGTTATCACAGAGAAGAGAAGAGATAACTACTGGATCAAAAATGGATAGTATTTCATTAACAATGGAACACATTTTGTTATAATTGACCATACCGTGATTGATACTAGTACTTGCAAGGAATATGATGTCTGACCATTTCAAGGGGCAATGACTGCTACACTTATACCATCATGTTGAATTCACACTCATCAgtaatttgttattttttcttcATCTAAATTGTTGTAGTTTCTATCTAAGTGTATGCATGAGACTTCATCGTGTTCACTGACCCATATATCACTGTTTCCCTGAGATACACTGCATGGGTTTCCAGTGACTGTCTAGTACTACTACCAGGGGTGAGTTCAGGTCAAGTGTAACAAGAGGCTTAAAACTTTCAAGTCATTCTCATGCCACAGTTGGAAGTACAAGGGAAAGTGCATAACATGAGCATAACATGAGCATAACATGAGCATAACATAACATTAAACATATTCCATATCAAACTGAatgttgtcacgatatggctgagatattgctgatgtgacgctaaatattaactcactcactcactcaaagtgaaTGTGCTGCAGCAACAACTACACTCACCTTCTTCTCCTTGGTGTCTGCTTTACTCTGCTGCCCGTCTGCCTTCTGCTGCTGCCTGTTCTTTGTGTTCTGGGTCTGCTGAACCTCATGCTCAATCTTCCCTGATGATCTGATGTTCCCAAGCAGCTGTAGTTCATCATCAGAGTCAGTCTCTGTTTCAGAATTCCCTTCATCGTCATCATCCCCTGAATCTGTTTTGTCTTCACTGTCGGAAGATAAAGTTTCCTGGACATCCATATCTTCATCTTTTGTAGCAGTATCACCATTATCACTGTCCTCATCACTGCCTGGAGATCCAGTGTCACTATCTGAAGAGTCATCTGTATGACAATAAACACACTAGGTCAGGTGGATCTAGAAGCCACTTTAAAACACTAACAGTGCCCCAACCTGCTCATTGGTTAACAAAGGAATCACATGCTCTTCAAAATCATTTGTATTTGAGATGAATTTTTAAATGATGCAAATCAAGTCACAGAACCATGTGCTCATGTTAATTTAAAGTGTGAATTTAAGGTTAATGACTATGGTTAATGTCCACTCAGCCACATGACAAcaaatggtatggatttacaacatctttaatatttacaacacacTGTTTCTgagctacttcttgccccttcatcagatgaatgaCATAATGTCATAATAAgcaatatactagtatacagtATGTACAAAAAGCCAGAGGGATAGTATTGCAGattgagatgtacagagatcTAGAGGGATTAAGTCATGTGTTTTGATGAACAGAATTCAAAGAGATTTTGTGGTATGTGTTTTCACAACGATATGTATGATAGGATTGATTGGAAGCAACTTTGCAAACAATGATAGGAAAACACATATATGAAAGCACACATCAAGGCATGTACAGTGAATAAGGGGAACATGAAGAAACATACACATTGATAGTTTATTATTCTATGCACACAACACATTTGACAGGAAAACCACCAGGGATCCAGATGGCCTCCATCAATTATCTTTTCCACCAGTTGCTGATGTTCACAGCCAAAGTGTCAGTGTCATCCCAATTTATGGTATGGCCCAAGTTTCTGATCACAAGTTCTGATAAGGCTGATTTCATATTTGAAATTTGTGCCCATGTTTTCTGCTCTTTGATGAGAGTACATACAGGCCTGCTTGATTCACATATGTAGGTGCTGCCACATGTACATGTCAGTTTGTATACACAGAAGTTATGAGGTGGTTGTTGGAGTTCTGGATGGTGATGTCTAGGAAAGGAAGTTGATGTAGTTTCTCAGGCACCATCGTACACTGATGTTGCTCACTGGCCAAGCAGGATGGAGAAGTCGTGACTCTTTTCCAAGATGGTGAATGTGTCATCCACCTTCCAGTAGCAATATATGGGTTGGATATGGAAAGTGGAAAGAGCAGCCTCTTCCACTATGTAGATCTCCGTTATGAGAGGTGACTGAGGAGAGCCCATGGGTAAGTCATGTATTTGCTGGTGTATTAGTACTTGTTCTACCAACTGAAAAAAAAGTCTCAAAACAACTATGTGCAAGACTGATGATGCTGTCATCAGATTATTTTCTGTCTACGTCACAAATGCAGGTTTCTAGTCTTCTGCACACAGTCTCCAGGGCTTCATCAAGTAGAATGTTTGTGAAAAGATCTACAACATCACAGCTGACCAAGGTGCCATCAGTATCAATGTTCTTGAGTTTCTCAACAAACAAGGAAGAGTCACTAATGAAGGAGCATCCTTCTTTGCCTACTGGTGCTAACTATCTGAACAAGAACTGGGGATTATTGTAATAAAAAGAACCATGAGAACACACTAGTATCCTAGTTTTTAAAGAAGATTTGTGGATACTGATGGTGGCATGTGCATAGGGTTGCTGAGAGTTTATGGGATTAAGTTGGTAGCAGATGACATCATTGATCTCATTCTTGCATCATTGATCTCATTGGAGGGTACTGATGTGTTTCCGCTCAAGTTTGGATCCTTGCAAAGAATCTAATACACTCATCCCTCCCCATAACGcgggtcttggggtccacggATGACAACCCCGTGGTATTAGACATCCACGGTGACTTGTGTCGTTTAACCGATTCCGCGGTATCGTGAAGCGTGTTATTGCAAGGGATGACTGCAGTTGATGGTGTCACTGAGGGCGTTGTTGACTAGGCTGATGAACTCTGGGGTGTCCATCACTACAGCAGCCTGTCCTTTGTGATAGCGATGTGATAGCGATGTCCGGGTTGTTGCGAAATTCAATGATGGCATGAAGTTTGTGCTTGGTGAGGTTATTTCTCATCTTGGGTTTTTCACTGAAGGAGAGTAGAAATCTAATGCCGTAGGTACTTGCTCTTAGGTGTTAGTTGTTGTAGGTCACTATGTATGATGGTGATGAAGTCGTCTGGTTTAGGTGCAGGAATGAATTTGAGTGTTTTCGATAACAGGGATGTTTGAGCTGAATTCAGCAGGTTCACCACATACAGCCACATCTAGACAttacatgtttacatatgtACGGTAAGAGCATATGATGTCTTTAATTAGATAATCATGTATACAGGTACCTTCTTGTTTGGGTTTCTTGGTTGCTGTTGGATCATCATGTTGAGCAAGGTGATCATGTGAAggaagttttcttttcttgagcGAATGTTTATCATTCCCTTCACTGATCACTTCATCATTTCTGGGGTGTTCTTGCTGAGTCAGTTCTCTTCCAGCTCCATGTCTAGGTCCGGGTTTAGAGCTCACAATCTGATCATTGAAGCATACCACATATACCAAGATGACAACATGATTGTCAAAAACATTACCAATAAAGACAACTCATGgcgatgtatatatatatagagttGCGCCCGTAAAACCTGTTTGAAATGTATTCcatttattatgattatttctAGGGGGTTTGGGTTAGGTGGagggtatatatatacatatatataggtaagagttccgcccgtacccccctcccaaaacattaacttacgaacTGTCACTCAAATTAATCACTAGTTATACCATCAATAATGTGTGTAAggcatgaaaaacaatatatgacTTGCAATAACTGCCGTTCCCGTATTCAGCCTCGGGAATTGAACGGGTGTCCACATCTGTTGAGGTCAGAGTAACAACATCGCCATATGTAAGCTATTTTCCATACAACTTATGAATACTGAAGAAAAGTACAACGTACCTCTACTGGCCTCCCCAGTAAACGGAGCCAGTGTCCTCTGCAATGTTTCTCGGCACTACAGCGATACATATACTCGGCTACATGTAGAGCAAAGTAGTGTCGCCGAGTGTGTGTTGTCGGTAGTTGCCTTTTGATGCACCACCACTGGTTTTCGATCAGGTTTGTACAGACAACGTTATTGGGATTTGGCACTAAATACAAATAATCTTTTTGCTGGAAATGCTGGAAATACTATACTGCATGCACTTACCTTAAAAGTTCTCTAAATGGTTGACTGTACTACGCGTATAACCCAGGTCAGACAGTCCGTTGTAAGCCTTCCAACAGTCCGTAATAATATCACTACCCCCCACTTTCCAACAGATAACATCAAGTCATGTCGGTCGGTCGCTCGTCTCTACAGGAACAAGAAAGAAATGCCTAGTCTCCCTACAAATACAACCCAAAACCATCTGACCCTCTACCATCCTACTTCTATGATACTTACGTTTCCCAAACTTATTTCTGTCAATTTCCACCGTCAAACCAACCCCCTCGATTCTGTCCAAACCATTCTTTTCAACCATCGCAGAGCACACCCCtctacaaaacatgaaatagtCCGATATGTGTTTCTCTTGAGGTTTCTAGGACTTTcccatcaccatcacaatcaATACTTGTTTCTCTGATTGTGTCtgcatgtgacatttaatgAGCAAAGCAGTAGGTGCGCAAAACGGTTTTTATCAGTGAAAAATTCGAGGCAGAGAACCACGTACCCCTCCGTGTTGGACCTTGATTTTTGTTACTTACTAACATACTTTGCGGTTACACCAGAAACGATAGTCGGGAACCTTACCCATGTGATTAACTGTATAAGTGCGAGTTAGTGCTTGCTGACAGTTAGGACAAGTTGCTTGGGCTGGTAACACCCCGTACCGCTGGCAAAAAGAAACAGTGCTCTCGGTGCTACCTACATGTGAAAGTAGACAGAAAAGATTCGTGGGAGGGGTGTGTGTAGCATTGTCCAGAATGTGTAACAACCCAAGGTGCTGGGGAGACGTTACGAATGGGTGTGGGgtgagacactgcattgacaaGTGAAAGTATGGGAGAGCGTGGAGGTGAGACAGACTGGACGGGGTCTGCAGGATTTACACTGCACTTACGGGGGCGGCTCGTTTCAGATGGTTTAGCGAACGGGACTTTTTAATAATGCGTTTAGGGCGTGCTTGAAGGAGATGGCGTACTCGGATTTGCAGGAGATACGGGAGCATTGGTCATACTATTACTGCTGGTGTTCATATTTTGAGTAAGTAAAAAAGATACACCTGTGCTGGACACTGAACAATTACCGGGCTGACTGTCACTCGTTCGTCGCTCAGTTGATGGGTCACTGACGCTTGATGAACCCGGTGAGTGGTCGTTCAAGTCGTCAATCGCTCTCTGACCTGGGTCGATGTCACCATCCGATAACGGAGGAAAGAAATACAACAGTGGATCTGGTGAACAAGAGGGCTCACGATCTAAACTAGAGTATGACGACATGGCTTCTAATTTTTATCTTTCTCTTACACCGGGAATGTGTACCACGCCCAGCTTGGGTCTCGCATGGGAATGACAACAAGGTGTATATTTTACTCAAACAGCATTAAATCATGGGACGACATTACATACAAGCAACTCGTAACAAAATCATCATATGCACGGGAAAAGCACAACAGGAGGTGTCTAGATCTCATTCAAATTTCGCACTTACCAACAGTGTACGACATCACAATTCCTTTACTACAATTAGTTGTTAAGCCACTATTACCTCCATATGTCAACACGGTAACGGAAAAAAAAGTTCACGGGGAACGGGGTTCAATCACATGAACTCGCCATCCTCATGTCATAGTGTGTGTCCACTGTACCTCGGAGCCACCGAGACTGCTGAAATGCACTCGTCAATTAACACTATACAACCCACGCGGAAGCCAAAAACTAGCGTCTAAATACAATAAGTTCCGCTCTGTCGGACACCAATCCCAGTAGCACTGAGGTAACACGGAGGACTCTTGACCagacgacccgggttcggttcccagaAGCGACGTTGTTTCTTTTAGACTTAGTTAGATTCTTAGAGAAGTTAGATTAGTTAGTTATGTGGTTCACTTGAATGCTTACACCACTAACATTAGACTATAAAAGTAGTATGATAATTCACAGGAAGTTGCCGGTGACGAGAAGAGACGGGCGGACCAAAGACAGAAGAAACAGACACAAAGTAGGACAAGAAGGcgattttattttttatcaccGCCCCTCCCCCACTTTTTGAATATTACCCCCAAACTTCTAAACCCCCATTAAACGCTTTAATCCCCCCAAAATTTATACCAGCGCCCctttttgaaatattgcatCGGGGAATAAATCCCCCAGGCTGCATTTCTTACTGAAAAAAGAGGAAGGGtacgggtggaactctttcCTATATAACACATTATGATAGGTTTAGATTTAAGGTATACTTTCGGAGACTgagacaacatacaacatggaaTGGTCTAGGTTTTAAACCAACTACTGCGCCAGTTTTAAAGGATCGGTCgttgaaaaacaaaatcagaGGTAAATCTAGAATAATGTTAGGGGGTAAATGTAATTACCCTGATCTTTTCAGCATCACTATGAAAGCGCTTCAAATCAAATTTAGCTCCGAAACCAAGTTTTCGGAAAAGCTGATATCCGTCCATGCTGTCTCGTTTACAGCGGAAGTAGAATACTCAGCTGGAAGGAAGTGGTGTAAAGAGACAGAACGACGTCCCGAGTTACTTCCCCTTTGGTTCAGAAGCAGCTGAGTCGTGACGATGGCCGCAAGAAGACGTGCTACCGCAAACCCCGTTGAAACAAAATCTGCCAAAGAAGTGACAGAAGATGTCACTGAAACTGACAGTGACATGTCATTTCAAGAGAAAATAGAGTACATAGATCAGGAAATTCGAAAGCTTCATGTCTTCTGTGTCAACTCGGGTTACAGCTCAACTCAGATCGAGAGATTTGTCGATCCTTTCACTCAGTCGATGAAATCAGTGAACAGGGAACGATGGACACGACGAGCGATACGTCTTGCAATCTTCGTGGCTGTTGCTGCTGCTTTGTCCTATATCGACCCAGTCTACAAGCTGATTTGTGTTGTCGGAAAGAAAAGCGCAATCTCCGTAAGTAACATCTGCTGTGTGACCATGATTAACATGTTCAACATGATGACGACGactatgaatatgaatatgatgatgatgatgatgatgatgatgttactGTTTAAAAGCACAACTGTCAGCTGAAACACATTTGGCGTGAGCCTCAGGTCTTTTAAAGCAAAACTGACTGTGTCACACAATGCACTGCAAATTATGAGCACAACTGTCAATTCAAACACATTTGGCGTGAACCTCAGGTCTTTTAAAGCAAAACTGACTGTGTCACACAATGCACTTCGTTCCCATACACACAAAGGAATCTTTACAACATCATGCTGTTATTTTGTCAGATTGCCTTTTTTCCCATTGCAACCATCAAAATTTACTGAGAAGCTGAGACCAGCTTTCTGTCTTAGCATGCTTAATGGCAACTGTCTTATGTCGTTATTGCCACAGGAGTGAATGAGTACCAGTGGTGGAATGAGTGTATCAATAGTGTAAATCTTTCTGTCATTGCCTTTTGTATGAACTTCAACAGTATTGTACTTCAGTACTGGCTAGCGATCAGTTATCACTGCATACCAGTAATCACCAGCACCTGGCTGTAGCGCTCATACAAACAACTTGATTTTAACTCTCATAACCTATCACTTTTGTGATATGTCAACGTGTGAAATAATATGGAAGTACAACTACAAGTCAAGCTGGCTTGATTGGTATGTAATGGTAAATTCCCAGCATCAGAAGCAAACATGGGAGAACAGTCTTTTCAACTATATGTGTTATGGTCCAAATTTCACACAATGATCATAGCATAAACTTAATTAAGGTGATTTTTACTCCCATACTTGAACGTAGACATACAACTGTCATAGCGCTACAATCACTCTGTGTATTatacagggccccgtttcacaaaactctcgtaagcctaagatctcgtaagttttctcgtagccattgtgccacctatactgaaacacaggagctatggatgctacgagaaaagttacgagatctttggcttacgagagttttgtgaaacgcggCCCTGGACTGTAAATGTGCATGATGTGTATTAGAAAAGTTCAAGTTTTAAGACCTTTATtatgtgtcttgtttgttatttgACATTGAGTAACATGTAGGGTTGACAAATAAGACATACATTGCCATAAGATTATTTGTCTGGTTCTTTTTTTTTCGTtatcattttttcatttttttgtttagACAATATATAGAACAAATGTAAACTAGATATATTTGGCAAAATGGTTAAATACTATTTTGTAAATGGTCTTTACCCCCCACTGGAATCTGCCAAATAATAATACACGTCTCATTCATTAAATTTATTGGTAGATAGTTTGTCTGTGTATTGATGGCTATTTTGAGGAAAAGCCTTATCCTGTTGTGGTGCAAACTGTTGGTGTTTATCACATAAGCATGATAAGACATGACATAACAGTATAGtataaatattgtaaataagGTGAAAGCATTGAAATAAAAGGTCTCTAACATAAGTATGTAGCATCATTCTACCACTGCCTAATGTTGCCATCATACAAAAGTGTGATTTTTAAAAGCTATTTAACTgatgtgacatgacatgacgtGTGA
Proteins encoded:
- the LOC137294225 gene encoding uncharacterized protein, whose protein sequence is MFCRGVCSAMVEKNGLDRIEGVGLTVEIDRNKFGKRKYHRSRMVEGQMVLGCICRETRHFFLVPQKDYLYLVPNPNNVVCTNLIENQWWCIKRQLPTTHTRRHYFALHVAEYMYRCSAEKHCRGHWLRLLGRPVEVRCTFLQYS